AATGCAAGCCCTACAATGCGGCATGTTATGTTGAAAAAATAGAAATCTTGCTGAGAAATAGTACCCTGCGCCAGCAATTTATTGAAGAGGGGCTCGAATACAGCAGTCGGTTAACCTGGGAACACCTTACTTCGGTATATTTTGATGATCTGGCAGAGATGGCCGGGCAGCATGTGCTTAGTGCGGTGGTGTAGCGGCGCTCTTACTTTATCGGCCAATTATAACGCTTATGTTATAATCCGTTATAAATCTTGTACTCCGTTTGGTATTTATTACTTTTGCTGTTTGCCTTAAATAAGGCTGGTTTTTCATCACCATAAACAGTAAAATTCATGTACGATATTTGTTGCGTTGGGCATATAACATTAGATAAAGTGGTAACTCCACAGGCAGTAAAACACATGGCGGGGGGCACTTCGTTCTACTTTTCGAACGCTATCCGCAATATGGATGTGAGTTATGTGCTTGTTACTTCGCTTGCTTTAAGTGAAATGCCCGTTGTTGAAAAACTGCGCGACAAAGGCATTGAGGTAAATGCCACTAACGGCGGCGAAACCGTTTATTTTGAAAATATCTACTCCGGCAACCAGGATCACCGTACCCAGCGCGTGCTTCAAAAAGCGGATCCTTTCGTTATCGATCAGCTAAATGGTATCGAGGCTAACGTTTTTCATTTGGGCCCGCTATTGGCTGATGATATCTCGACAGAATTTATTAAAAAACTGGCACAACATGGCCAGCTTTCGCTTGATGCACAGGGTTACCTGCGCAAGGTGGAAGATAAAAACGTAATCCCGGTTGACTGGCCAGAAAAACGCGAGGCTTTGCAATACATCACCACCCTTAAAGTTAATGAACACGAAATGGAAGTGCTTACCGGCATAACCGATATCCGCGAAGGTGCCAAAGTACTGAACGAATGGGGTGTTAAAGAAGTGGTTGTTACGCTTGGCAGCATGGGTTCTGTTATTTATGTAGATGGCATTTACTACACCATCCCCGCCTATAAACCAACCGAAATTGTTGATGCTACCGGTTGCGGTGATACTTATATGGCAGGTTATTTATTTCAACGCGCAAAAGGTAAAGACTACCAGGAAGCCGGTGAATTTGCTGCTGCTATGGCCAGTTTAAACATTCAAACATCAGGCCCTTTTGTAGGCACAGAAGAGGACGTGTTAGCGCTTTTGGCCGTTAATAAAGAGCTGAAAGCTTAAGGCAGAAAGCCGAAAGGCAAATATTCCTGTTATTTACGATTACGCAGAATAGACCATAGATCGGCGTGAAAGAAATTTTTTACGCCGGCATTGCTGTTGTGTTAATGCGCAAAATGAGGCATCGAAAATTTCTTCGCGCCATGCTTCGCCTGTACGTTCAAAATGAGGTTTATTTTAAATAAAAAAATCTTAAAAGCGAGGCCGGCGCATAATTAAGGCTCCTCTTTTAATCGCCGCCTCCTCTCCAAAGTGATCTACATCACATAATCTCCTCTTCCTGTTTCCACCCTTTACAATGTGATCTACATCACGTAGTTACCTCCGTTTCCCTGCCGTACTTTGTGTTGTTAATTCAAACAAAGCATTATTAAAAACATAAGAAAATGGAAACTAAAAATTTTGAAATCGCAAACAACCAGAGCCGTATCGAATGGATTGGCCGTAAAGTTACAGGTGCACATGATGGCACTATAAACATTGCCCGTGGTACTTTTAATGTAGCCGGTGGCAAATTAACCGGTGGTGAATTTACCATCGATACCACCAGCATTAAAATACTGGATATTGAAGATGAAGCCACCAATGCACAGTTTGCCGGCCACCTGGCATCTGATGATTTTTTCGCTATCGAAAAATATCCGGAAGCTACTTTGGTTATCACATCAGTTGCTCCAAAAACTGCCGAAGCGTATCAGGTTGAAGGCAACCTAACCATTAAAGGCATTACCCATCCTATTGCTTTTGATGCAGCGGTAAACATCAGCGCTGATACATTAACCGCTACCGGCAAAATCACTATTGATCGTACCAAATACGAAATGAAATTCCGCTCGGGTAATTTCTTCCAAAACCTGGGCGATACCCTCATCTACAATGATTTTGATCTGAACATATCTGTAACCGCAAAAGCTGCTTAACCGGCAGCTTTGCAGAAATTAAAACAGCCATGCCATACGTAAAAATTGAAGTAACCCGCGAAGGCGTTACCAAACAGCAAAAACAACAAATTATAAAAGGTGTAACCGAGGTAATTACCAACACCCTTAATAAAGACCCACATTTAACACACGTAGTAATACAGGAAATTGACCTCGACGACTGGGGCTATGCCGGCGAACAGGTTTCAGAGCTCCGCGCTAAAGGTATCACTGCCGATAAAAATTAAATCACATCATGAAAACACAAACAGTAATAGTAACCGGAGCATCATCCGGCATAGGTAAAGAAGTTGCAAGGCACTTTTTAGCCAACGGCGATAATGTTGTAATCAACTCCGCCACCGCCGAAAAACTGGAACAGGTATACAACGAACTTGGTGCCGGTCCGAACCTTGCTATGGTAGCAGGCAACGTAAAAGATAAAACTACAGGCGAACAACTGGTAGCCACCGCCATCGAAAAATTTGGTTCTGTTGATGTATTGGTAAACAATGCCGGGATTTTTGGAACCAAACCGTTTTTGGAA
The sequence above is a segment of the Mucilaginibacter celer genome. Coding sequences within it:
- a CDS encoding tautomerase family protein, whose protein sequence is MPYVKIEVTREGVTKQQKQQIIKGVTEVITNTLNKDPHLTHVVIQEIDLDDWGYAGEQVSELRAKGITADKN
- a CDS encoding PfkB family carbohydrate kinase — its product is MYDICCVGHITLDKVVTPQAVKHMAGGTSFYFSNAIRNMDVSYVLVTSLALSEMPVVEKLRDKGIEVNATNGGETVYFENIYSGNQDHRTQRVLQKADPFVIDQLNGIEANVFHLGPLLADDISTEFIKKLAQHGQLSLDAQGYLRKVEDKNVIPVDWPEKREALQYITTLKVNEHEMEVLTGITDIREGAKVLNEWGVKEVVVTLGSMGSVIYVDGIYYTIPAYKPTEIVDATGCGDTYMAGYLFQRAKGKDYQEAGEFAAAMASLNIQTSGPFVGTEEDVLALLAVNKELKA
- a CDS encoding YceI family protein — translated: METKNFEIANNQSRIEWIGRKVTGAHDGTINIARGTFNVAGGKLTGGEFTIDTTSIKILDIEDEATNAQFAGHLASDDFFAIEKYPEATLVITSVAPKTAEAYQVEGNLTIKGITHPIAFDAAVNISADTLTATGKITIDRTKYEMKFRSGNFFQNLGDTLIYNDFDLNISVTAKAA